The following is a genomic window from Lycorma delicatula isolate Av1 chromosome 6, ASM4794821v1, whole genome shotgun sequence.
ATGTGCTAGTTTGAGATCGGGGAAGCAAATTGTTCCTGCGTTCTTATAAACTAATATTGATCccgtaaacatataaatatattttctcacgttaataataatagattttaaaataccGGTTGCAGTGTGAAAtaagagtaaaaagaaattagttatacattaagaataatattaagtCTACATCGCAAGGTAGTCATTAAAAATTCTCAACatctttataagtaaaaataaactttaaaaaacgcTCATATCTACCTGAAAAGATTTACATGTGATTCTTATTTCTGTATTAACAGAACATATTTCTGCAAAAGATTTtaaacacagatttaaaaaaattgtatgtcaaATTGacatattagaaattttattttttcacttattgcATATAAGATTTTCTACTTAATTATAGTTAgttattttatggattttccGGAAATCTTCACATAACCCGTACCTGGATTCGGGGCCCGTAGGCAGCCGCGTCCTTTACTCATGACGTATGAGTGAGATATATAGTCTATTACAGACTCAgaacgaccattcctgagacctgcggttaattgaaagccaaccgctaaagaacaccggtagcacgatttagttttcaaatctgaataaatgcGACTGCCTTTATTACGATTCTAACCCGAGAACTCCCGACTTCGAGATCAGCTGACTTACCACTAGACCAGACCGGCGGgtttgtttaataatatgaaacTATTTGAAACACATTTAACtaaaattcagtaatatattttttttttacttgatgctttttttgtgaaataacttCTTTCgagtttttaccgacttttcgattGTTACTTTTGGTCGCATAATAGGATTGggaggtgaaattgaattttctttacgttttcagatgtgaggaatataaaaataccattcaccaaatataattttcttatttatataggtatatgtataaaatttttcggtcaaaaatcttcaaaactacttgatcaaattcactgaaatttagatacgctgtAGTCGTTTATCTGACGTTGTGCTTGTGAAACTTTTACGAAGGGTGGTTGaatggtttttgagttaggcTAAATTTAAGAtagacaataaacaaaataatttcgaTTTTAGTTTACGTTGACTGTATAGAGGTGTATCAATCACACTCGCTTGTGCAGCGAGTGACAGGGGTGAGTGAGTTAAAACCTGATGTTTGTGTGCAGCATCTACTCGTTAATCAAACATATGTAGCGCGTTGTACcttgaaaatcagtgcgtttctgattgCGAAATAGTGCATCGGAAACAAAATGTCGgttttcttgcgcagaactgaactgcacaagtttttattaaacaaaaatatgtaagaatatattaaacaaaaccgTGTAGCGTCTTTATCGTTAAATGAGGACAGTAGTGTTTTTTCTCAGCTATATAAAAACATGTGTGTGGGGAataccgcataaaaataaacatatagatAGAATTACAGTTTTATGAAAGCGACTAACGTTTAATGTTAATGTATAAAATCAATCTTACCAGTCTGTACATTATGATGTAGGATGAGGAACCCGATTTCCTTCGTGATGTCCTTGATATTGACAGAGTACTTGCTCATCCACGATTCGGTCATTACATTTATAAACCCCTACCATGCGTCACGTGATTCCCAACGGTCTAGTTTTTCATTGAAGTTCGTTGTACTCTATCCCTGAAGAAGATAATTACGCCCGGGGTACTCTTAGTCATTCATACgtcctttttatttacttttttattaatttatcattatataattcatctttaattataaatacaaagagATTTTaacacgtttttatttttaatatacaatagacgtttatttaataaggttggtgttaataaataagaaactttGATTAGATTTTTATCATCACTTATCTGACTTGCATGTTGTGACGTACGCACACAAACAACGTGCGCACGCGCACACGCGAATGAACACGCCCATGTATGTTCATATACACACTCCATGTTAAAACAAACGAAAGTGTTTTTtcctaattctttatttaatcaataatgtaaaagaaattgaaagtTTGTAgcgacatatatatttttattattatttaaacttacgGTGGAATAAACTAGGACTTATCTAGGATAATCTGggaacataatattttatatagggcataaaaaaaactaaatgtccGTCCAAGCCTTTTCGTTATCATCTatctatacatacatatgtatatataagaacATGTCGTgggtgattcataatcaacgcccaacaaaagatatattgatgaaaatttctgtacacgttcttcttacagtgtaaatAAATGTACCCTAAGAAAAGATTTcttgaaattctgaattttaactgttaaaatggcgtaataatgaaatttataattatatttttttaatctctcgagaacaaataaacatatcaatttgatttttggtgggtaatcttcatgtaaatatctaaaaaccaatttctattttttctgaaattcgaccttgaaaggagtgaagaaaggttaaaaattttaaataatgtttgcaaattttctccGTTTCCtactatactaataaaaatatttagtaaatttgggCTTGCGAATACTCCtcaaataaataccttttttttctcCTGCTCCACCGGGTCGGATCggcattcaagcaatactcaaccCAGGGAGCGTatcttttattcacctcattcgcCTGCCCCAAATCACTGAGGCGGAGTAACCGGgcgctatgccgttcccgggcctCGCCATTCGTCGATAGTGGGTGTACTGGGTCGGTACGGGTAAACGTCCCCGAAAGGCGACCGTTCTCGAAAGTGgtcccaaccactaaagaacaccgtatccacgatctattactCGAATCGGAATAAAAAcgactacctttattaggatttgaatcttaaacCTCGACTTTGAAAACAGCTGATTTAAGATGACGAATTTTACCACTCGACAGACCCGACGGGTAATCtgaaaatttgctgatttaatgttcgtaaatatttatggaaactccgtgttaaaattttcatctgtttttattttaaattgatgttttacttctgaaaattaacctatttgttattattttgaagagaaaaataatttaattttttacaccgatgtacgattattataattattttcgccCTCTTTAGGTCAAGAACCTAAAGAACCTATGCCCCGGCTTCTGTCCCTTGAGTGGTaccgcctcggcctttcatccggagatcccggattcgaatcccagtcaggcatgtcgttttcacacgttacaaaattgtcattttatgtCATCCCAGGAGAGTCATTGATGGTCTCAGGaggctaaatgaaaaaaaagtcttgaaccataaaatttataattttttataagattaattacaGTAGCATCGGATTTGATTTTatcgtcattattattataaattgatcaTAACTtggtatattattaaaagtaatacattttttaatttattttttaaaagtaagaaattttagATCCTTACCGTTCTTtcctctaacttttttaaaagtattttacctTGTTTGATTTTATCTTTGATTTAGACGAGGGTCATTATAGATGTCGGTGATAACAATCTACGTGCTTGTAGAttgttatctataaaaaaaatccggCAATGTTGTTGCTGAAATTTCCCAGCATTTGagtataacttaaaatttgtattatttatttttttttatataggtcaACTGAAAACGACAGTTTAAACGgttttttctcctattttttattttatttttatttttttatttttatttcccctactctccccgtccggatatccaattaagtatactcagtcggggagagtgtccttttactctcaaaggaggcgtcccccacccgccggctatacgtccggcacggcaggttggcctccccggtctcggatcttttgttttacatcgcCTGCCtgtaatcccccgctttagagccaaggtccggctatgccgtcccccagcgcctcagcagggaaccgggactcggtctttacgcctttggcctctaatcgacagcgccgaccccacaaagagcctaggctcccgcagggacgaccccgccgaccgggacttggtcttttattttaacccaaactcaaactcccctggagttcacccccttctcaggtacccgcacaccaagacgtacaggccctccatggagtgactgtccgccctaccctactgtttatactcccattcttctgtcttcatcctctttggcccgcaggacctccccggcgaacctgcggaaccattcccggttctcattgttgtaccccgaccggtttatgagattttctggtgtaagaccgttaattaatatttgacctctgttaacggcccatcttggacatatgaacgacgtatgttcggcatcgtcgttctctggacaatagatgcactgcggggtggctctcttcccgatcctatacagatactgaccgaaagagccgtgccccgtcagtaattgtgtcatgtaaaaattgacatctccgagtctattgttattccaggttttaatattagggattaggcgtctggtccattctcccactctggaccctgtccgctcttcttgccattcttgttctataatcccttccatctcttctttcgacataccgctgtgtctgagggttctggcttttatctgaaggtctacgggtaggaccccggtcagtgcgcacagcgcgtaatacgataccgtacagtaactagcagctacacgcagcaatgccagtctatggacacttctcaacttctttttatttcgctgtatgttcattgccgcccccaaggtggggaggcctatctgagtttaaagacactcccctgagTGGCGttataccaacaagtcggtccggcccaggggagctgagagaaaaaaaaaggtgttagGTTGATCCACTAGATACCGCTTTGACTTTACTCCATACCTCTGTCGAAGTTGTCTGTACTGTTATCGAGGAGACATATTTTTGCAAGACGGTTCTTTTTTCGGTTAAAACTCTTTTGGCACTAGccttgcattttaaaaattttattaatttttttttgcgtagggcttttctaaaaaatatgaaaagccCTTTTCTTCTTAATAGCTTCACGTACAGCATCCGACCACCAAGGAACAGGTGGACGTTGCATCATCTCTGAAGTTTGAATAATGTGCCGTGATGCTGCAGCAGCGATGACATTTGTCACATGTTCAACATCGCTGTTGATGTCTCCAGGTAGATTTTGAAAATGGACATCTATAGTGAAACTAATCCAGTCAGCTTTGCCAAAACTCCATATGTACGAGATACAATTTAACGGGTGTATTTAATGACACCGTGATTTGAAAGCTTCGTTGTAAATCTTCATTTACGTTCCGATCTAATTTATGCGCTATTGCGGCTCTGGGAAAAGCTAAATCAATGCAGGATAAAGAACCATCCCTGGCATTAAAGTAGGTTCCTGTACCGGTATATAATAATGCAAAGTTTGAGTTTGATAAGAAACCTTTAACCGATCTTCCAGCGGGGTCCAGCGATTGGATCTCCAAAGAGGATTATGAGCATTGAAATCCCCCACAAGGCGGTGTTTGCGTGTGGCTACCGCTTGTAAATCAATGCGTAGATGAACTTCTTCGAAGGCACGAGTTGCTGAGATGCCGTAATATATACATACTATAATATACATACTATAATATAcagttattttatctttatcgTAACTTGTACGTGTAATATCTGCAGGcagcttaatatatatatatatatatatatatatatatatatatatattacataataaatatttagtttggttataagttaaaagaaataaataaatagtaatagtcATATATGCattgattcctttttttatttcatacaattaatatttacagaaagtttttttctttgatatttacaATAATCTAATAGTAATAGGCGGGGGCGTATGGAGAGTATTTGAAGTACGGTGCAGCGGCGTATGCGTAATGAGCTGCAGGAGCTGTGTATGCAACTGGTGCGGCCACTATCGGTGCGGCAGCTTTGACGACTGGAGCGGTGTATGCTGCTGCAACTACTGGGGCGGCTGGTGCTGTGTATGCTACAACCGGTGCTGCTTTAACATATGGTGCCGAGTAAACGAGTGGTGCGCTCAAAAATCCTGGTTTGGCTGCCGGTGACGGTTTGGCGGCGGCTAAAGCCATGAGTGCGAATACAACGatctggtaaaattaaataacaaaaaattaattatcggcgtatttaaagattaaattacttgaaaaaatattaaaggaatatAGATTACGCATTTTCTTACTTTCCTACATTAGTTATTCGTTTGGAAGCGATAGATTtcgttactaatttttttttcctgttgtaATGCAATCTATCCGTTACAACAGAAGCTgggtaattttgttttcagaattACTACCTTATTATATTATGTATCGTTGGCTTTCTTATCGTAAAGtgagaaaataaactgtaaaatttatgttaagttGCATAACTGTAATGGAAGACCGATACGAGTCACAAGTCGGTTTCGAAAACGACATAATCATCTTCCAGAACAAACATTTCACGTTAGgttttatcagaaaaattgaaGCGAAACGGTTTACCATTATATTTTTCTCTGAGTCGATGAACTCGGTTGCAATGATGGCAATATTCAGTCCCACAAATAACACTTCTATTCTGTTCAATACAGGGGATCGgctttacaattaaaaacattgcTATCAGAGAAAGTAAATCTGACAACTATTCCTTAAAGCTCATGCGCTTTACGCGTTACAACAGTAAGGAAGACAGGTACAGATAGCgcaaagtaacaaattaaatatcactttttttgtCAAACGATGTAATGTGTACATAAAAGTTTTCTGCATTggctttttaatgatttttttcgcTTTTAGAATGCCTGAAACAATTTCAACAattgtttttaatcaatatatatgcATGTACCCAACGTTACAGATAAAACGTTTTGTCCTCACCAGCTGAATATTCATAAAAACGTGAAAGGAAcgaaattttgaatgattttaagaTATAAGTAtcttttatagtttaaatattacCCTAAGGGGTAATATTTAAACTATAGAATTGAATTATCGGTTCTTACCAAgcgtttaacaaaaaaaaaactttttctaaaatattcaaaacattatttattttttataaaaatgtctattaaatcttgttattgttttttacgTACGATGTACAGCgctcaaaaaattacaatgatgttaaattaaaagaaaaaaactgtgaTTATTATAAGCAAAGCTGATcgcaagaaatttttaaataaagatcttTTTAACGGAATTTGAAGGTGGATTATTTGAAGcgatttaaatatttgtgtagCCTTTATTAATTAAGTTCTATATTAATTAACTTTAGAACGGCCggagtaatttttattagatataaaatggATCGCTTTAATTTTTCAAGCTCTAGGGTTTATGTAACAGTTTGAGGAAAAAATTATCAAcggtatatattatttacttaaataaagacatttttttgaaaaaaaaaaaatcatattaggtagtgtgtaagaaataataaaaaaatttggaaaattgaaTTCAAAAAAGGTTTCAtataatacaattgttttttttttaaacaatgctacgattgaaaaattattagaaacaattatgaacatattaataaatataataaaataaattgaataatctattttattaaaaaatatttacacgaaaactattataaataagcAATTTAATCGCACCACtgtaacaaattattgtaaatttatcgcAAAATGAAAAGaccacattttataaatttcattat
Proteins encoded in this region:
- the LOC142326764 gene encoding uncharacterized protein LOC142326764, with protein sequence MYKLIVVFALMALAAAKPSPAAKPGFLSAPLVYSAPYVKAAPVVAYTAPAAPVVAAAYTAPVVKAAAPIVAAPVAYTAPAAHYAYAAAPYFKYSPYAPAYYY